In Bacteroidota bacterium, the DNA window AATGGTAATCTTGCTTTGTACGCCATTACACAGCGCAATGTGTTGTCTGGAGATCCCTATGACCTGGAAAACCTGATCGAGACAGGTGAACAGCAAAGCCGCGGCTTTGAGATTGACGTTTCGGGGTATGTCCAACCAAACTTCCAACTGCTTGCCTCTTATTCTTTCGCTGATACGGAAGTGTTGGAACACGGCGATCCTGAATTTGTGGGGCAACGTATAGGTGCTGCACCGAAACACAGTGCCAACTTCTGGGGACGGTATGACTTTACCGATGACAACCTGAAGGGACTGGGTATTGGCCTGGGGCTACAGCACAGCGGTGACAAATTCTCGTGGTACGCATACTCTGCCGATGGCCGGCTGCTGTTACCCGAGTACACCCTGTTGGATGGCGCAATTTATTACCGGCCTGTCAACTCTAACCTGCAGTTGATCCTGAAGGTGAACAACATCACTGACAAGAACTATTGGGCCGGCGCGCTCAATCAGTTCAGGTTGGCGCCGGGCGCACCCAGACATGTATTGCTAACCGTCACCTATAAATTCTAAAGCACGCGTTAAGAAGTACAACCATAGCCCGCCAGATTGTGCAGCGCGATGGTTGTACTTCCCATGTGTGTGGTCCACGTTGGTGTAGTGTTATTGTACCACCGCTGGATTGATTGCCGAAAAGGTACGGGTAAATTAAATAGCTAAATGAAAAAAACAGTACTCACAGCAGAGGGGCTTTGTGTAGACCGCGGTGGTCGCCAGGTGCTCAAAGACGTCAGCTTCAGTGTTGACAAGGGCGAAGTATTCGCCCTGCTAGGTGGCAATGGTGCCGGCAAGTCGACAACCTTGTTAACGTTTCTTGGCTTCATCAAGCCTGTTCAGGGCACCGTGCGCATCAATGGCCTGGATGTGCATGAAAACAAAGCCACCATCCGCGTAAACACGGCTTATTTGCCCGAATCGGCCAGCCTCTATACCCATCTTTCTGCACGAGAAAACCTTGGGTATTTTCTCTCGCTTGCCGGCGTTAAGCGCGCTGCGGACGAGATCGAACACGCGTTGGATACCGTGAGCCTGGCGCCAGAGGCGAGATCGCGCCGGCTTGACTCTTACTCAAAAGGCATGCGGCAAAAGGTAGCCATTGCTTTGGCCGTGCTGCGAGAAACCCCTGTGCTGCTACTCGACGAGCCAACTTCAGGACTCGATCCGGTGGCCATCGATGAGTTCAACGCCATCCTCATGAAACTGTCAGAGGCGGGTACAACTGTATTGATGGTAACCCACGATGTGTATGGTGCCTGCCAGGTGGCGCGCCGCGTAGGATTGTTGCAGCAGGGGCAGATGGTGGGCATTTTTGAAGCGCCCGAAAATGGGCAGATTTCTGTTGAAGCGTTGCACCAATCGTTCGCTGCACATAAACCCCAAGTTGCAACCAGCCCATGAGCATACAGTCTGTTATAATCATAGCGAAAGAGGAATGGCGATACTGGGGCCGCTCGCGGTTGGGCATTATTGCCGGCCTGGCCTTGCTGTTAATTGTGGTTGCCTCAACAGTCAGTACTACTGTGCAGGTAACATCAGAGCGAACCTTGCGTGAGAATTTTCAAAGCAACGCTGAAGAAACGTTTCGTGAGCAGCCCAATCGTCATCCGCACAGGATGGTGCACTACGGACACTACGTGTTTCGTGCACCAGCGCCCCTTGCGATTATAGATCCGGGTGTGGATGTGCATACAGGCACCATCATGTTTTTGGAAGGCCACCGGCAGAACTCTGCTGTATTTTCTCCGCAATATGCTTCGGCCCAGGCGGGACCGTTTGCCCAGCTTACGCCGGCGTTTGCCTACCAGATTCTGGTGCCGCTCCTGTTGATAATCATCGGTTTTGGTACCATATCGAGGGAACGCGAAGGGAAAACGGATTATCTGCTGGTAACAAGCGCCGTTTCTCCGCTTCAACTCTGGCTTGGTAAAACATTTGCCTTGTCCAGCGTCGCCCTGGTGGCACTTGTCCCGCTTGCTGTAGCGCTGATTTTGGCCGTTATGGAAGGGGAGGGCATCGGTATCGCCGTTGTGTTTTTTGTGGGATACCTTATGTACCTGGTCTGTTGGTCGAGCCTGATCACAGCTGTATCTGCCTGGACGAGGAGTTCTTCTTTATCGCTGTCGCTCTTGCTAGCCGGCTGGGTGTTGCTTTGCGTGATCATGCCGAGGCTGGCCAGTACAACTGCAAGTGCTGCCATGCCTTTAGACGGTAAAATTTTCAAAGACCTGGAAGTGACCCGCGCTTTACGTGAAGAGGGAGACGGGCATAACGCAAACGATCCTGCGTTTCAGCAACTTCGTGCGCAGATTCTGGAGCAATACGAT includes these proteins:
- a CDS encoding TonB-dependent receptor; its protein translation is NGNLALYAITQRNVLSGDPYDLENLIETGEQQSRGFEIDVSGYVQPNFQLLASYSFADTEVLEHGDPEFVGQRIGAAPKHSANFWGRYDFTDDNLKGLGIGLGLQHSGDKFSWYAYSADGRLLLPEYTLLDGAIYYRPVNSNLQLILKVNNITDKNYWAGALNQFRLAPGAPRHVLLTVTYKF
- a CDS encoding ABC transporter ATP-binding protein; the protein is MKKTVLTAEGLCVDRGGRQVLKDVSFSVDKGEVFALLGGNGAGKSTTLLTFLGFIKPVQGTVRINGLDVHENKATIRVNTAYLPESASLYTHLSARENLGYFLSLAGVKRAADEIEHALDTVSLAPEARSRRLDSYSKGMRQKVAIALAVLRETPVLLLDEPTSGLDPVAIDEFNAILMKLSEAGTTVLMVTHDVYGACQVARRVGLLQQGQMVGIFEAPENGQISVEALHQSFAAHKPQVATSP
- a CDS encoding DUF3526 domain-containing protein — protein: MSIQSVIIIAKEEWRYWGRSRLGIIAGLALLLIVVASTVSTTVQVTSERTLRENFQSNAEETFREQPNRHPHRMVHYGHYVFRAPAPLAIIDPGVDVHTGTIMFLEGHRQNSAVFSPQYASAQAGPFAQLTPAFAYQILVPLLLIIIGFGTISREREGKTDYLLVTSAVSPLQLWLGKTFALSSVALVALVPLAVALILAVMEGEGIGIAVVFFVGYLMYLVCWSSLITAVSAWTRSSSLSLSLLLAGWVLLCVIMPRLASTTASAAMPLDGKIFKDLEVTRALREEGDGHNANDPAFQQLRAQILEQYDVEHIEDLPVNFRGIVASTSEATLTDILNEYADERMAQELAQSNLVRWMSPFSPALAAKSFSVQLASTDLKQHHRFLRDAEALRFDFVQKLNQLHVHELSYADDIRRSEGEEGNRRARVSAENWRLLATFPWQPNATSARLLESLPQLLILFFWWMGAALFGAAGTQRLFRENNG